A part of Antechinus flavipes isolate AdamAnt ecotype Samford, QLD, Australia chromosome 6, AdamAnt_v2, whole genome shotgun sequence genomic DNA contains:
- the MADD gene encoding MAP kinase-activating death domain protein isoform X31 yields the protein MVQKKKICPRLLDYLVIIGARQPSSDSVAQTPELLRRYPLEDYPEFPLPPDVVFFCQPEGCLSVRQRRMSLRDDTSFVFTLTDKDTGVTRYGICVNFYRSFQKRMPKEKGDGGPGHRAKEATKAAPAPEEASAEKSEGGPSLQPPSSDSTPDGNQSPRGKRRAKGGSRSRNSTLTSLCVLSHYPFFTTFRECLYTLKRLVDCCSERLLGKKLAIPRGVQRDTMWRIFTGSLLVEEKSSALLHDLREIEAWIYRLLRSPVPISGQKRVDIEVLPQELQPALTFALPDPSRFSLVDFPLHLPLELLGVDACLQVLSCILLEHKVVLQSRDYNALSMSVMAFVAMIYPLEYMFPVIPLLPTCMASAEQLLLAPTPYIIGVPASFFLYKLDFKMPDDVWLVDLDSNRVIAPTNAEVLPVLPEPESLELKKHLKQALASMSLNTQPILNLEKFHEGQEIPLLLGRPPSDLQSTPSTEFNPLIYGNDVDSVDVATRVAMVRFFNSPNVLQGFQMHTRTLRLFPRPVVAFQAGSFLASRPRQTPFAEKLARTQAVEYFGEWILNPTNYAFQRIHNNMFDPALIGDKPKWYAHQLQPIYYRVYDSNSQLAEALSVPPEQDSDSDPTDDSGSDSVDYDDSSSSYSSLGDFVSEMMKCDINGDTPNVDPLTHAALGDASEVAFDELQGNQGDLEEPGPDSENSQDNPQPRSSSSTTASSSPSTIIHGANAESADFTEVEDKTATGFSNPLRALPPSFGKLSLDKREAESGGPPEGLGRRRDYDNPYFEPQYGFPTEEDEDEDEQEESYTPRFQQNLNGSRAQKLLRPNSLKLASDSDAESDSRASSPNSTVSNNSSNEGFGGIMSFASSLYRNHSTSFSLSNLALPTKGARDKTTPFPSLKGSRRALVDQKSSVIKHSPTVKRESPSPQGRASNSSENQQFLKEVVHSVLDGQGVGWLSVKKVRRLLESEQLRGFVLSKLNRLAPPEDGAPQETIPDVEISRKVYKGMLDLLKCMVLSLEQSYANAGLGGMASTFGLLEIAQTHYYSKEPDKRKRSPTDGVNTPVGKDPGLAGRGDPKAMAQLRVPQLGPRAPSATGKGPKELDTRSLKEENFVASIGPEGIKPVFDLGETDEKKSQISADSGVSLLSGSQRSDLESTIGAGPAVMIRSTSQDSEVSNSSGETLGADSDLSSNAGDGPGGDGSAHLAGLRGTVSDSEIETTSASGAIFGKTHSLKPSTKEKAVGSPIRPFEDVSQRVYLYEGLLGRDKGSMWDQLEDAAMETFSMSKERSTLWDQMQFWEDAFLDAVMLEREGMGMDQGPQEMIDRYLSLGEHDRKRLEDDEDRLLATLLNNLISYMLLMKVNKNDIRKKVRRLMGKSHIGLVYGQQINEVLDQLASLNGRDVSLQPSGSRHIKKQTFVVHAGTDTSGDIFFMEVCDDCVVLRSSIGTVSERWWYEKLINMTYCPKTKVLCLWRRNGPETQLNKFYTKKCRELYYCVKDSMERAAARQHSAKPGPELGGEFPVQDMRTGEGGLLQVTLEGINLKFMHSQFLKLKKW from the exons ATGGTACAGAAGAAGAAGATTTGCCCTCGGTTACTGGACTACCTAGTGATCATTGGGGCCAG GCAACCAAGCAGCGACAGCGTGGCCCAGACCCCAGAGTTGCTCCGACGCTACCCTTTGGAGGACTACCCTGAATTCCCCCTCCCTCCGGACGTGGTGTTCTTCTGCCAGCCGGAGGGATGCCTGAGTGTGCGGCAGCGGCGCATGAGCCTGCGGGATGACACTTCCTTTGTCTTCACCCTCACTGACAAGGACACTGGGGTCACGCGCTATGGCATCTGTGTCAACTTCTACCGCTCCTTCCAGAAGCGAATGCCCAAAGAAAAGGGGGATGGTGGCCCCGGACACCGTGCAAAGGAAGCTACCAAGGCTGCTCCCGCTCCAGAGGAGGCAAGCGCAGAGAAGTCGGAGGGTGGCCCTTCCTTGCAGCCCCCCAGTTCTGACTCGACCCCTGATGGGAACCAGTCTCCCCGGGGCAAACGCCGGGCAAAGGGGGGAAGCCGTTCCCGCAACAGCACCCTGACATCCCTGTGCGTGCTCAGCCATTATCCTTTCTTCACGACTTTCCGAGAGTGTCTATATACCCTCAAGCGTTTGGTGGACTGTTGCAGTGAGCGACTGCTTGGCAAGAAACTGGCCATCCCCCGAGGGGTACAGAG GGACACCATGTGGCGCATCTTCACGGGCTCGCTCCTGGTAGAAGAGAAATCCAGTGCCCTTCTGCATGACCTGCGTGAGATCGAAGCGTGGATCTATCGATTGTTGCGCTCTCCAGTGCCCATATCTGGCCAGAAGCGAGTGGACATTGAAGTTCTCCCCCAGGAGCTACAGCCCGCTCTGACCTTTGCCCTCCCTGACCCATCTCGATTCTCTCTGGTAGATTTCCCATTGCATCTGCCTTTGGAACTCCTGGGTGTGGACGCCTGTCTGCAGGTGTTGTCTTGCATCTTGCTGGAGCACAAG GTGGTGTTACAATCGCGAGACTACAACGCACTCTCCATGTCTGTGATGGCATTTGTAGCAATGATCTATCCCCTGGAGTATATGTTTCCTGTTATTCCCTTGCTTCCTACTTGCATGGCGTCTGCAGAGCAG TTGCTTCTGGCTCCTACTCCTTATATTATTGGGGTCCCTGCCAGCTTCTTCCTCTACAAACTAGACTTCAAGATGCCAGATGATGTTTGGCTGGTGGATCTGGACAGCAACCGG GTGATCGCACCAACTAATGCAGAGGTGTTGCCCGTCCTGCCAGAGCCCGAATCCTTAGAACTGAAAAAGCACTTGAAGCAG GCACTGGCCAGCATGAGTCTGAATACTCAGCCTATCCTCAACTTGGAGAAGTTCCATGAGGGCCAAGAGATCCCACTACTCTTGGGAAGACCACCCAGTGATTTGCAATCCACACCTTCCACTGAATTCAATCCCCTCATCTATGGCAATGATGTAGATTCAGTGGATGTGGCTACCAG GGTGGCCATGGTGAGATTCTTCAACTCCCCCAATGTGCTTCAGGGTTTCCAGATGCACACACGCACTCTGCGTCTCTTTCCCCGACCTGTGGTAGCTTTCCAAGCTGGCTCCTTTCTAGCCTCACGTCCCCGACAGACCCCCTTTGCTGAGAAATTGGCCAGGACCCAAGCCGTGGAGTACTTTGGTGAATGGATCCTCAACCCCACCAACTATGCTTTCCAGCGAATCCACAACA ACATGTTCGACCCGGCCCTGATTGGCGACAAGCCCAAGTGGTACGCCCACCAGCTGCAGCCGATCTATTACCGTGTCTATGACAGTAACTCCCAGCTGGCCGAGGCCCTGAGCGTGCCGCCCGAGCAGGACTCTGACTCTGACCCAACTGACGACAG TGGCAGTGACAGTGTGGATTACGATGATTCAAGCTCTTCCTACTCATCCCTTGGTGACTTTGTTAGTGAGATGATGAAATGTGATATCAACGGTGACACACCTA ATGTGGATCCACTAACACATGCAGCACTGGGTGACGCCAGCGAGGTGGCATTTGATGAGCTGCAGGGAAACCAGGGAGATTTGGAGGAACCCGGCCCAGACAGCGAGAATTCCCAGGACAACCCCCAGCCTCGTTCCAGCTCCAGCACGACGGCCAGCAGCAGCCCCAGTACCATCATTCACGGAGCCAATGCT GAATCTGCCGATTTTACCGAGGTGGAGGACAAGACAGCGACAGGATTCTCCAACCCCCTCCGTGCTTTGCCTCCCAGTTTTGGCAAATTAAGTTTGGATAAGCGTGAGGCAGAGAGTGGGGGCCCCCCAGAGGGATTGGGGCGCAGGCGCGACTATGACAATCCATACTTTGAACCTCAGTATGGATTTCCCACtgaggaagatgaagatgaagatgagcAGGAGGAGAGTTATACCCCACGATTTCAACAAAACCTCAATGGCAGTAG GGCTCAAAAACTGCTGCGACCCAATAGCCTCAAGCTGGCAAGCGATTCAGATGCAGAGTCGGACTCTCGGGCAAGTTCTCCCAACTCCACCGTCTCCAACAACAGCAGCAATGAGGGCTTCGGGGGCATCATGTCTTTTGCCA GCAGCCTCTACCGGAACCACAGcaccagcttcagcctctcaAACCTTGCGCTGCCCACCAAAGGGGCCAGAGACAAAACAACACCCTTCCCTAGTCTCAAAG GAAGCCGGCGAGCCTTGGTGGACCAGAAGTCCTCGGTCATCAAGCACAGCCCCACAGTGAAGAGAGAGTCTCCATCTCCTCAGGGACGAGCCAGCAATTCCAG CGAGAACCAGCAGTTCCTGAAAGAGGTGGTGCACAGTGTTCTGGACGGCCAGGGAGTGGGCTGGCTCAGCGTGAAGAAGGTGAGGAGGCTGCTGGAGAGCGAGCAGCTCCGAGGCTTTGTCCTGAGCAAGCTGAACCGCCTGGCGCCCCCCGAGGATGGCGCCCCCCAGGAGACGATCCCCGATGTG GAGATAAGCCGCAAGGTCTACAAGGGGATGCTGGACCTTCTCAAGTGCATGGTGCTGAGCCTGGAGCAGTCCTACGCCAACGCCGGCCTGGGCGGCATGGCCAGCACCTTCGGCCTTCTGGAGATTGCCCAGACCCATTACTATAGCAAAG AGCCTGACAAACGGAAGAGAAGTCCCACAGATGGTGTGAACACCCCGGTTGGCAAGGATCCAGGCCTGGCTGGGAGAGGCGACCCAAAGGCCATGGCACAGCTGAGGGTTCCCCAGTTGGGACCACGGGCACCGAGTGCCACGGGAAAGGGCCCCAAGGAGCTGGACACCAGGAGCCTAAAGGAAGAGAATTTTGTGGCTTCCATTG GGCCTGAAGGAATTAAACCTGTCTTTGACCTTGGTGAGACAGATGAGAAAAAGTCCCAGATCAGTGCAGACAGCGGAGTGAGCCTGCTGTCCGGTTCGCAG AGAAGTGACCTGGAATCTACCATTGGCGCAGGCCCCGCAGTTATGATCCGAAGCACAAGCCAGGATTCTGAA GTGAGTAACAGTTCTGGAGAAACATTGGGAGCAGACAGTGATCTGAGCAGCAATGCAGGTGACGGACCAGGTGGTGATGGCAGTGCCCACTTGGCAGGACTTCGTGGCACTGTGTCTGACAGCGAAATTGAGACCACTTCTGCCTCGGGAGCCATCTTT GGCAAAACCCACAGTCTGAAGCCAAGTACAAAGGAGAAAGCAGTGGGCAGCCCCATCCGTCCTTTTGAAGATGTGAGCCAGCGTGTCTACCTCTATGAGGGACTCCTAG GAAGGGACAAAGGATCCATGTGGGACCAGTTAGAGGATGCAGCTATGGAGACCTTCTCTATGA GTAAAGAACGTTCTACCCTGTGGGACCAGATGCAGTTCTGGGAAGATGCCTTCCTGGATGCTGTGATGTTGGAGAGAGAAGGGATGGGCATGGATCAGGGACCCCAGGAAATGATCGACAG GTATCTGTCCCTGGGAGAACATGACCGCAAGCGCCTGGAGGATGATGAAGATAGATTGCTGGCCACACTCCTGAACAATCTCATCTCCTATATGCTTCTGATGAAG GTGAACAAGAATGACATCCGGAAGAAGGTGAGACGCCTGATGGGGAAATCTCATATTGGGCTTGTTTATGGCCAGCAGATAAATGAAGTGTTGGATCAGTTGGCCAGCCTG AATGGGCGGGACGTGTCTCTGCAGCCGAGCGGCAGCCGTCACATCAAGAAGCAGACCTTTGTGGTGCATGCAGGGACGGACACCAGTGGGGATATCTTCTTCATGGAG GTGTGCGACGACTGCGTGGTCTTGCGTAGCAGCATCGGGACGGTGTCTGAGCGCTGGTGGTATGAGAAGCTCATCAACATGACCTACTGCCCCAAGACCAAGGTGCTGTGTCTGTGGAGACGGAACGGACCCGAGACGCAGCTGAACAAGTTCTACACCAAGAAG TGTCGGGAGCTGTACTACTGTGTGAAGGACAGCATGGAGCGAGCCGCGGCCCGACAGCACAGCGCCAAGCCAG GTCCCGAGCTGGGCGGTGAGTTCCCAGTGCAGGACATGAGGACAGGCGAGGGTGGCTTGCTTCAGGTTACGCTGGAGGGCATCAACCTTAAGTTCATGCATAGCCAG
- the MADD gene encoding MAP kinase-activating death domain protein isoform X16 yields the protein MVQKKKICPRLLDYLVIIGARQPSSDSVAQTPELLRRYPLEDYPEFPLPPDVVFFCQPEGCLSVRQRRMSLRDDTSFVFTLTDKDTGVTRYGICVNFYRSFQKRMPKEKGDGGPGHRAKEATKAAPAPEEASAEKSEGGPSLQPPSSDSTPDGNQSPRGKRRAKGGSRSRNSTLTSLCVLSHYPFFTTFRECLYTLKRLVDCCSERLLGKKLAIPRGVQRDTMWRIFTGSLLVEEKSSALLHDLREIEAWIYRLLRSPVPISGQKRVDIEVLPQELQPALTFALPDPSRFSLVDFPLHLPLELLGVDACLQVLSCILLEHKVVLQSRDYNALSMSVMAFVAMIYPLEYMFPVIPLLPTCMASAEQLLLAPTPYIIGVPASFFLYKLDFKMPDDVWLVDLDSNRVIAPTNAEVLPVLPEPESLELKKHLKQALASMSLNTQPILNLEKFHEGQEIPLLLGRPPSDLQSTPSTEFNPLIYGNDVDSVDVATRVAMVRFFNSPNVLQGFQMHTRTLRLFPRPVVAFQAGSFLASRPRQTPFAEKLARTQAVEYFGEWILNPTNYAFQRIHNNMFDPALIGDKPKWYAHQLQPIYYRVYDSNSQLAEALSVPPEQDSDSDPTDDSGSDSVDYDDSSSSYSSLGDFVSEMMKCDINGDTPNVDPLTHAALGDASEVAFDELQGNQGDLEEPGPDSENSQDNPQPRSSSSTTASSSPSTIIHGANAESADFTEVEDKTATGFSNPLRALPPSFGKLSLDKREAESGGPPEGLGRRRDYDNPYFEPQYGFPTEEDEDEDEQEESYTPRFQQNLNGSRAQKLLRPNSLKLASDSDAESDSRASSPNSTVSNNSSNEGFGGIMSFASSLYRNHSTSFSLSNLALPTKGARDKTTPFPSLKGSRRALVDQKSSVIKHSPTVKRESPSPQGRASNSSENQQFLKEVVHSVLDGQGVGWLSVKKVRRLLESEQLRGFVLSKLNRLAPPEDGAPQETIPDVEISRKVYKGMLDLLKCMVLSLEQSYANAGLGGMASTFGLLEIAQTHYYSKEPDKRKRSPTDGVNTPVGKDPGLAGRGDPKAMAQLRVPQLGPRAPSATGKGPKELDTRSLKEENFVASIGPEGIKPVFDLGETDEKKSQISADSGVSLLSGSQRSDLESTIGAGPAVMIRSTSQDSEVSTVSNSSGETLGADSDLSSNAGDGPGGDGSAHLAGLRGTVSDSEIETTSASGAIFGKTHSLKPSTKEKAVGSPIRPFEDVSQRVYLYEGLLGKERSTLWDQMQFWEDAFLDAVMLEREGMGMDQGPQEMIDRYLSLGEHDRKRLEDDEDRLLATLLNNLISYMLLMKVNKNDIRKKVRRLMGKSHIGLVYGQQINEVLDQLASLNGRDVSLQPSGSRHIKKQTFVVHAGTDTSGDIFFMEVCDDCVVLRSSIGTVSERWWYEKLINMTYCPKTKVLCLWRRNGPETQLNKFYTKKCRELYYCVKDSMERAAARQHSAKPGPELGGEFPVQDMRTGEGGLLQVTLEGINLKFMHSQVFIELNHIKKCNTVRGVFVLEEFVPETKEVVSHKYKTPMAHEICYSVLCLFSYVAAARSKEAESRNKPPRPVSS from the exons ATGGTACAGAAGAAGAAGATTTGCCCTCGGTTACTGGACTACCTAGTGATCATTGGGGCCAG GCAACCAAGCAGCGACAGCGTGGCCCAGACCCCAGAGTTGCTCCGACGCTACCCTTTGGAGGACTACCCTGAATTCCCCCTCCCTCCGGACGTGGTGTTCTTCTGCCAGCCGGAGGGATGCCTGAGTGTGCGGCAGCGGCGCATGAGCCTGCGGGATGACACTTCCTTTGTCTTCACCCTCACTGACAAGGACACTGGGGTCACGCGCTATGGCATCTGTGTCAACTTCTACCGCTCCTTCCAGAAGCGAATGCCCAAAGAAAAGGGGGATGGTGGCCCCGGACACCGTGCAAAGGAAGCTACCAAGGCTGCTCCCGCTCCAGAGGAGGCAAGCGCAGAGAAGTCGGAGGGTGGCCCTTCCTTGCAGCCCCCCAGTTCTGACTCGACCCCTGATGGGAACCAGTCTCCCCGGGGCAAACGCCGGGCAAAGGGGGGAAGCCGTTCCCGCAACAGCACCCTGACATCCCTGTGCGTGCTCAGCCATTATCCTTTCTTCACGACTTTCCGAGAGTGTCTATATACCCTCAAGCGTTTGGTGGACTGTTGCAGTGAGCGACTGCTTGGCAAGAAACTGGCCATCCCCCGAGGGGTACAGAG GGACACCATGTGGCGCATCTTCACGGGCTCGCTCCTGGTAGAAGAGAAATCCAGTGCCCTTCTGCATGACCTGCGTGAGATCGAAGCGTGGATCTATCGATTGTTGCGCTCTCCAGTGCCCATATCTGGCCAGAAGCGAGTGGACATTGAAGTTCTCCCCCAGGAGCTACAGCCCGCTCTGACCTTTGCCCTCCCTGACCCATCTCGATTCTCTCTGGTAGATTTCCCATTGCATCTGCCTTTGGAACTCCTGGGTGTGGACGCCTGTCTGCAGGTGTTGTCTTGCATCTTGCTGGAGCACAAG GTGGTGTTACAATCGCGAGACTACAACGCACTCTCCATGTCTGTGATGGCATTTGTAGCAATGATCTATCCCCTGGAGTATATGTTTCCTGTTATTCCCTTGCTTCCTACTTGCATGGCGTCTGCAGAGCAG TTGCTTCTGGCTCCTACTCCTTATATTATTGGGGTCCCTGCCAGCTTCTTCCTCTACAAACTAGACTTCAAGATGCCAGATGATGTTTGGCTGGTGGATCTGGACAGCAACCGG GTGATCGCACCAACTAATGCAGAGGTGTTGCCCGTCCTGCCAGAGCCCGAATCCTTAGAACTGAAAAAGCACTTGAAGCAG GCACTGGCCAGCATGAGTCTGAATACTCAGCCTATCCTCAACTTGGAGAAGTTCCATGAGGGCCAAGAGATCCCACTACTCTTGGGAAGACCACCCAGTGATTTGCAATCCACACCTTCCACTGAATTCAATCCCCTCATCTATGGCAATGATGTAGATTCAGTGGATGTGGCTACCAG GGTGGCCATGGTGAGATTCTTCAACTCCCCCAATGTGCTTCAGGGTTTCCAGATGCACACACGCACTCTGCGTCTCTTTCCCCGACCTGTGGTAGCTTTCCAAGCTGGCTCCTTTCTAGCCTCACGTCCCCGACAGACCCCCTTTGCTGAGAAATTGGCCAGGACCCAAGCCGTGGAGTACTTTGGTGAATGGATCCTCAACCCCACCAACTATGCTTTCCAGCGAATCCACAACA ACATGTTCGACCCGGCCCTGATTGGCGACAAGCCCAAGTGGTACGCCCACCAGCTGCAGCCGATCTATTACCGTGTCTATGACAGTAACTCCCAGCTGGCCGAGGCCCTGAGCGTGCCGCCCGAGCAGGACTCTGACTCTGACCCAACTGACGACAG TGGCAGTGACAGTGTGGATTACGATGATTCAAGCTCTTCCTACTCATCCCTTGGTGACTTTGTTAGTGAGATGATGAAATGTGATATCAACGGTGACACACCTA ATGTGGATCCACTAACACATGCAGCACTGGGTGACGCCAGCGAGGTGGCATTTGATGAGCTGCAGGGAAACCAGGGAGATTTGGAGGAACCCGGCCCAGACAGCGAGAATTCCCAGGACAACCCCCAGCCTCGTTCCAGCTCCAGCACGACGGCCAGCAGCAGCCCCAGTACCATCATTCACGGAGCCAATGCT GAATCTGCCGATTTTACCGAGGTGGAGGACAAGACAGCGACAGGATTCTCCAACCCCCTCCGTGCTTTGCCTCCCAGTTTTGGCAAATTAAGTTTGGATAAGCGTGAGGCAGAGAGTGGGGGCCCCCCAGAGGGATTGGGGCGCAGGCGCGACTATGACAATCCATACTTTGAACCTCAGTATGGATTTCCCACtgaggaagatgaagatgaagatgagcAGGAGGAGAGTTATACCCCACGATTTCAACAAAACCTCAATGGCAGTAG GGCTCAAAAACTGCTGCGACCCAATAGCCTCAAGCTGGCAAGCGATTCAGATGCAGAGTCGGACTCTCGGGCAAGTTCTCCCAACTCCACCGTCTCCAACAACAGCAGCAATGAGGGCTTCGGGGGCATCATGTCTTTTGCCA GCAGCCTCTACCGGAACCACAGcaccagcttcagcctctcaAACCTTGCGCTGCCCACCAAAGGGGCCAGAGACAAAACAACACCCTTCCCTAGTCTCAAAG GAAGCCGGCGAGCCTTGGTGGACCAGAAGTCCTCGGTCATCAAGCACAGCCCCACAGTGAAGAGAGAGTCTCCATCTCCTCAGGGACGAGCCAGCAATTCCAG CGAGAACCAGCAGTTCCTGAAAGAGGTGGTGCACAGTGTTCTGGACGGCCAGGGAGTGGGCTGGCTCAGCGTGAAGAAGGTGAGGAGGCTGCTGGAGAGCGAGCAGCTCCGAGGCTTTGTCCTGAGCAAGCTGAACCGCCTGGCGCCCCCCGAGGATGGCGCCCCCCAGGAGACGATCCCCGATGTG GAGATAAGCCGCAAGGTCTACAAGGGGATGCTGGACCTTCTCAAGTGCATGGTGCTGAGCCTGGAGCAGTCCTACGCCAACGCCGGCCTGGGCGGCATGGCCAGCACCTTCGGCCTTCTGGAGATTGCCCAGACCCATTACTATAGCAAAG AGCCTGACAAACGGAAGAGAAGTCCCACAGATGGTGTGAACACCCCGGTTGGCAAGGATCCAGGCCTGGCTGGGAGAGGCGACCCAAAGGCCATGGCACAGCTGAGGGTTCCCCAGTTGGGACCACGGGCACCGAGTGCCACGGGAAAGGGCCCCAAGGAGCTGGACACCAGGAGCCTAAAGGAAGAGAATTTTGTGGCTTCCATTG GGCCTGAAGGAATTAAACCTGTCTTTGACCTTGGTGAGACAGATGAGAAAAAGTCCCAGATCAGTGCAGACAGCGGAGTGAGCCTGCTGTCCGGTTCGCAG AGAAGTGACCTGGAATCTACCATTGGCGCAGGCCCCGCAGTTATGATCCGAAGCACAAGCCAGGATTCTGAAGTTAGCACT GTGAGTAACAGTTCTGGAGAAACATTGGGAGCAGACAGTGATCTGAGCAGCAATGCAGGTGACGGACCAGGTGGTGATGGCAGTGCCCACTTGGCAGGACTTCGTGGCACTGTGTCTGACAGCGAAATTGAGACCACTTCTGCCTCGGGAGCCATCTTT GGCAAAACCCACAGTCTGAAGCCAAGTACAAAGGAGAAAGCAGTGGGCAGCCCCATCCGTCCTTTTGAAGATGTGAGCCAGCGTGTCTACCTCTATGAGGGACTCCTAG GTAAAGAACGTTCTACCCTGTGGGACCAGATGCAGTTCTGGGAAGATGCCTTCCTGGATGCTGTGATGTTGGAGAGAGAAGGGATGGGCATGGATCAGGGACCCCAGGAAATGATCGACAG GTATCTGTCCCTGGGAGAACATGACCGCAAGCGCCTGGAGGATGATGAAGATAGATTGCTGGCCACACTCCTGAACAATCTCATCTCCTATATGCTTCTGATGAAG GTGAACAAGAATGACATCCGGAAGAAGGTGAGACGCCTGATGGGGAAATCTCATATTGGGCTTGTTTATGGCCAGCAGATAAATGAAGTGTTGGATCAGTTGGCCAGCCTG AATGGGCGGGACGTGTCTCTGCAGCCGAGCGGCAGCCGTCACATCAAGAAGCAGACCTTTGTGGTGCATGCAGGGACGGACACCAGTGGGGATATCTTCTTCATGGAG GTGTGCGACGACTGCGTGGTCTTGCGTAGCAGCATCGGGACGGTGTCTGAGCGCTGGTGGTATGAGAAGCTCATCAACATGACCTACTGCCCCAAGACCAAGGTGCTGTGTCTGTGGAGACGGAACGGACCCGAGACGCAGCTGAACAAGTTCTACACCAAGAAG TGTCGGGAGCTGTACTACTGTGTGAAGGACAGCATGGAGCGAGCCGCGGCCCGACAGCACAGCGCCAAGCCAG GTCCCGAGCTGGGCGGTGAGTTCCCAGTGCAGGACATGAGGACAGGCGAGGGTGGCTTGCTTCAGGTTACGCTGGAGGGCATCAACCTTAAGTTCATGCATAGCCAG GTTTTCATAGAGCTGAATCACATTAAAAAGTGCAATACAGTCCGAGGCGTCTTTGTCCTGGAGGAATTTG